The stretch of DNA AACAATAACCAGTTACATAAAAAGATTGTGACTTCAAACTGAACCAAAGTCTCATAAAATTGTAGTTCATTTGCAAATGGAAACAAAATTGAAATTCCTAATGAGAAATACTACAAAACTAGCTTAGATGATTCCAATTTTGTTAGCAACGTCCAGAGCATCATAGTCTGGGGTCAATCTAACGTAAGCCTTCTTGGTACCATCAGGCCTGGACACAAAACTCAGATTATGTTATAAACATAAACAAGGAAACATGAATATTCCACATGTATATTAAGCAAATCAATGTCTTACTTACCTGATCAATGTATTCACTTTCTTAGTCTGAATGTCATACATCTTCTTTACTGCATCCTTGATCTTCTTCTTGTCAGCACGAATGTCAACAATGAAAACCAAAGTGTTGTTGTCCTCAATCTTTTTCATTGCAGATTCAGTGGTAAGAGGATATTTGAGAATCTGATAATGATCAAGCTTGTTCCTTGAAGGAGCACTAATACGAGGATACTTGGGATTCCTTTCCTTCTTAAATGTTCTTGGGCGATGGAAGGTAACTGAAGTTCGGATCTTCTTAGCTTTCTTCTTAATAGTCGGCCCTGATTTCACTGCTTTTGCAGCCTTCAAGGCTTGAGCCTTTGGATCAGCTTTCTTCGAGACATCAGCTGAGACACGTGAATTCAAACAAAGCATGTGTTATAACAAGAATTCAAATTCTCGCCAGATGAAAATTATTTCTGAGACACATGGCTGTACAAACTCATATACCAGTTCATTTACAATTAATTACATGTGTTAAGAATGTGAAGACAGAAAGCTTTCACGAATTTCTCTGTACTACATAACTTGTTGTTAAAGAGAACACAAACACATTAAAAATCAGTACCAACAATACTAGCATTGCAAAGAGTTGGAGATATTCTCGACAGTACCAAGAAGACAGGACTTTATTGCAATATACCAGCATCTATTTATAATGAAAATAGGATCCAGACAATCTGGTCAACTATCTCATGGCTCATGTGAGATAAGTCTACGAATGATAAACATATCGAACATTCGTTAGTTCTACTACTATCACTATTTATCTATGAAACCTACATCAACATGACTCACTAAGCACAAAATCAAAGACACCATTAAAAACAAAATCGAAATTTGCTATACGTTTCCTCATATAGTTACTTATCAAATAACTGACTGGCCATCAgaataataaactaaaatattcattGAAGGTCAGAAATAAGTATTCTTCTAATGCTAACAACCGGTAAATATAAAACACCCCCCACACCACATAAAATGACGACTTCAATTCCTTTGCAGCATTACCCTTGCCATACCCCTCCTTACATTGTTATTTGTTTCCTTCCTTGCCAAAGACTCTACAGCCCTCCAAGTCCTATATTTTCTTCAAGTAAATTTAGTACCTCTCCCATTCtcatctttatatatatttaagtaaGAAACCAAAGACCCAGAACGCCAAACCACCAAAAAGGTCGCACTAACTATTACGAATCAATCAAAGCACGTTTCACAACCTTAAAAAAGGAATcaagttattaaaaaaaaacacaccaaACTAATAGGATTCCTAGAAAATGAAACAGTACTTAATCATTTACTAACTTTGTTATGGAAACTAATGAACGCtaaaaaatttaacaattaAACTCGTACATGGTAGCATTCAAAGAGAAAAAGGAAATCAAAAGAGCATAGAACAGAGTATAAAAGAAAGCATTGGTGGAATTAGTACCTTTAGGAGCCATTATAAGCTGAAACCTCTCTGACTAATAAATATGAAACCCTACGAgcaacaaaatacaaatatacAGAATATTAAAACTGACGAAAATTGTAACGACAGAaaaaacaaaaggaaaagaAGTAGAGAACGAGTGAGAGAAAAACCTGTGTTTGAAATGGAGGGGGCGACTCTAGGGTTTAGGATGCGATTGGACCAAACCAGTAATATATTACAAAGTCTGATCGAAATTACCAAAGTCTCCACTTCACTTACGGTTTATGGGCTGGGCTAGGTCAATGGGTTGTTTTATATCAACTTTTATTGatactttttcaaaaatacggttttaattttctttgcaAAAGTACGATTTTATGTAAATCCCAAATATACCTGAAGCACATATCCTTCTGACCTTTAAAAGTTCTAGTTGACCAAAATTGAAATTCTGTCGATTAAAAATTTCGTAGACTTTAACTGGaatcaaaactaaaactaaaagcTTCTTTTGTACAAGAAATAGTAGGAGAAAatatgattaataaaattaaatttgatagTTATTAAAATTGATGACATAACTTAAAATAAGTGATCCCTTTATTATATGCTTCAGCTTTGTGGGATGAGGGTTTACCCTCAATGGCAGTTTCAGCAATGTCAGCAGATTAATTATGCCTTTTCCTTGTATCTAATCACTAATAATAAACCATTATAATTTCCCCATATATTCGATAATAACAAAATTGAGCAGTATTAATAGCTTTTGAGAAATGCTAACATGGTGAAAATTACGAAACAGATAGCTATCAACATATAAGATAGCTATATGTAATACACAAGGAATTCCCTTTTATCTAACTGTAATGGGGGTGTgaatgtcttcaaaattaacttTGGGTATCCGTTTTTTGGTCCTTTTTGAAAAATGCAGCTAGAGGCCCTTGTATATCAGAACCATAAATATGACCCATCTTAGTTCGCTTTGTTTCCAAGTACTTCTTGTTCTCTTCTGTAATCGGTGTCAATACAGGCACTCTTCCAACCACAGCCAACCCATACCCCTTGAGACCTGTGAATTTTGCTGGGTTGTTGGTCATTAGCCGCATTGTCCTAACTCCTATGTCCCTCAGAATCTGCATCCATACCATACCACAACaactaaatatctcaaaacttaaAATCAGTATTAATTAGTTAACACTAATCAGTGACTATCATGTGTCAATATTCTTTATCCAAATTTATAGAGACTGACCTGAGCACCAATACCATATTCCCTTGCATCAACTGCTAAACCGAGCTCTATATTGGCCTGCACCGTGTCATGACCTTCATCTTGCAGATTATAGGCCCGGAGTTTGTGACCGAGTCCGATCCCTCTTCCTTCATGGCCTCTTAGGTAAACCACTACTCCTCTACCAGCTTGTTCAATTAGCTGCATTGCTAAATCCAACTGGTTGCCACAGTCACACCGTGCCGATCCGAATATGTCCCCTGTTAAGCACTCTGAATGAACTCTTACTAGGACTTCTTCTCCATTTCCTATGTTTCCCTGTTGAAAAGGTTCCAAGCCAACAGTTGTATTAATGAAATTGTCAGAGTTAATATTCTCAAATTTCTTACGTGGGAAATTCAGATACCTTAACAATAGCAACGTGTTCAGTTCCATCTAGCTTTGAGCGATAGCAATATGCCTGGAATACACCCCACTTTGTAGGCAGACGCGAAATTGCAGTTCTTTCAACCagattttctctttttctcttgtACCTATTATCATCGCAAACAATACCAAGTTTTGAGTGAGCCGACTATTGAGAAAAGCATTTTCTTCGCTCAATAACTATAATTGTAAGCTCACTTGGATTACTTAAAGGGTGTTTGTTATGGAAGTTGGGCTTGAAAGCTCACTTGGATTACTCAAGGGTGTTTGTTATGGGAGTTGAACTTGAAAGAGAACGTGATACTAAAAACTGAGGCTCGGTTGAAAACACAAACCCCAagctattaaatttattttaccaaacaATGGATTGAATTTTACATTCCATTTCTACCAAATTCAACCCCATACCAAACACAACTTTATTGGATCAAATTCAATTAGATTTAATGAGTGGAAAACAAAAATGAGAAGAATGTGTGTACTCCAGAGACATCTTTAATTAACCCCAAAAACAAAATAGTGTGTTTCAAGAAGTCTCACCTGATTAAATCAGTAATGGAGACCATTGGAATGCTATATTCCAAGGCTAACTTTCTTAAATCGGCCAGAGAGGCCATAGAGCCATGTTCTGAGTCAACTAAAGATGAAAGAACAGACATGGGACGTAGGCCAGCTAGAGCAACCAGATCAACAGAAGCCTCAGTGTGACCTGCCCTCCTCAGAACACCACCGTTTCGGTATTTCAGAGGAAAGACGTGGCCTGGCCTTCGAAAATCTTCGGGTTTAGAATCAGGAGATGAAAGAGTAAGCACAGTCTTTGCTCTGTCTGATGCAGAAACTCCAGTAGACGTGCCGGCTTTAGCATCCTATACAAGCCAAGCCAAAAGAAAATTAGATTGAAATGAACTATAACCTGTTTTATCATTAAACTTGTTTTTGGGTAACTAGAAAAACATTTATTACCACTGTGATTGTGAAAGTGGGGGCCGAAGAGTCTTCATCTTCAGTTTCTGGTGACATGAGAGGAAGCTTCAGTCTTTCAAGATCTTCCTCCTTCATGCCCACTGAAACAATCCCTGAGCCATGTTTAATCATGAAGGCCACATGCTCTTGACTTGTAAGTGATGCTGCCAATATAATGTTGCCTTCAACGTCCCCAGTTTCATCATCTACCACAATCACAAactagaaaaaagaaaaaatgatcAATCAAATAAGAGATATACTGTAAAACCATTATGAGATTTTGAACTTAAGTTCAACCACGATTGATTAATTATTCAAGGACTTTACAAACTAGAATTAACAACCCTTATGAATTGGATAAACAGAACAAGTAGTTACTACATAGGAAGATCAGTAGTAACCTTTCCTTGACGCAGTGTATCAAGTGCCTGGTCAATCGATGAGTAACCTTCAGATGGGCAATCAGGATCACCTTCAGCATCACTTACAaagaaatcaatagtttcaggGGTGATTTCAGCTTTCAGGGTCCCAAACGGCACGGAAGACGATTCGTCCAAGGCGCCAAGCAAAGACCCGTTATCAGTCTGATCATCAAACAAGTTGCCTGCTTTATTTCGAGCTACCCCTATTGCCCAACAGCTGGGATTCAGCCATTTCTGCCTATAATGTCCGAATGCCAAGTTATGTGGAGCCGCAAATGATCGATGTAAGctgagaattaaaaaaaaaaaacactaatatattatcAATATACAATACCTTAACTCAAAACAAAAACAGAGGCTTTCTCTGTTGTTTCTATTTGAGATTGAAAGAAGTACCTTGAAGTGGAACTGGTAAGGATATGAAGAAAGATATGGCGTTGGAGCAAGGAAGAGTCCATGACGACCAAGaaacttttttttctcttcggAAACTATGTTCCTTTTATATGTACTTgtgtttgtatatataattatcaTAGTTTTGAATGCATGTTACGTGACGCTTTAAGGGAAATAAAGCCCACCTCTGGTTCTGGATGTGCTTAAACTCATTAGGAGCCGTTATCCACAACTAATATTGTGTCTTGTCTGCcaaaacaacaaaatatatgGGTCACTTACGTTTAATGGGTATTCAGTATTATTTGGAAAATATAAGtttctatatttaattttattacctGACATAAAATCGCTCTTTCGcgattattataatatttttctaagtataataataaaaaataatatcaatataataaataaaaaattgaaaactttattctaatatataataatatttaaattgcttattgataataatatttttatttattaaaattattttttccatCAAATCTattcattatattataaattattatcacGAAGAAAGTTAGCTTGtttctttattaataaatttaaaatatgaacaattaattaatgtatataaaattttaaattgccTTGATAAAAGAATGTTAatataaaaacataataaatattgtggtataaaaaaaaaagaaaaattatctcatatactattttttattttttattttaattttcggtTTGGATTGCTCCGGTAGTTTCTATGTGAGTTGTTAAACGAATTTcagttgcgatttaggttgctccGTTAGTTGCTATAGGAGTTTCTGTATAGAATcccgtaaaaatatttaaaaagttgttttgaagtgtaaaaataaaaaagaatccttaaaaaaagggaaatttacacggtatactaacttttgtcatttttttacaaaaatactgcgaggcggtattttttatttttttactgtgtttttttataagtttcatactgcagtatactgtgttaagtttttactggtgttctactagtgttttactagtgttctactgttgttttgagttgttctgctttgtgttttactggtgttttataaaaacaagctAACTTGTACTCACCCATCGTTATCACCGTATTTCACTTGTACTCATCACCTACTATTCTTCCCAATAAGTATTTATACACAATCTAAATTATTCAATtgtaaaaaatgttaaaaaaaattgagaaatctacataaaattttatatacaaTGTCCAATCTGAAAATTAATTGAAgacacaatatataatatttgtaaTCATAATTGTacttatgatttaatttattttaatttttagaaatGACTAATGGTATTTACTTATGAGATTAGGAAATGAGAATAAATAATGTGATTCTTAGATGAGCTTGTTGATGTTGCTactattatattgaaatattttaaaatagttcATTCGATTCGAAGATTAGGTAACTTACTAGTGactaaaaatgaaaatttcGATGATATTTGGATGTTAAAGTCAGAAAATGAGGTTCAAGAATTGGAGTGATCATTAGGGTAGCCAAGAATACCAATACACCTATTTAGAATGTTAATCGTAGAAAACATCAACTGGGTAAGTCTTAAGGCATAGTTCCCTTTGGGGTCAGTTGATGGAGTATTATAATAAGAATTATCCTCACTTGAAGAATGAAGGCAGTAATACTCATTTCAGTTTGGAATGTTTATCATCAATGAGGTCGACGCAGTGGATCCATCGATTATAACATATTAGCTTTTGGTAATAACTCTCATCATTACGTGTTTATGAACTCTGGAGCTACACACTTATATGTGGCATCAAAGATGACAAATCAACTGGGCAGGCCTTGTGTTAGACACAAATTAAGGCTTGAAACCTAATTACCCGTGGGGAAGTTAAATATCTCCAAGAGGTAAATTAGAGATACACTGATTAGAATGGATAAATATATGCTCATGTTGTGCCATGTTATGACATATTAGTTAACACGATAGTTGGTGTACATAAGTTTACACCTCGATATTGATGATATGTGTCTTACAATTCTAGAAAGAGAAAATTGATATTTTGGCGGTACAATCATATTGCCAAGGCTCGGTAAAATTATAGTACTGAGGATATCAAATGAATTGATGTTATAATGGTATGATCATAGTGTTGGGTGATACAAATTCTAGGAAGTATGAATTGATGATATCATGACGGTACAACTATAGTGTCGGgttgatattatggtcaattaTACTTATAATGTGGATTGGTACTATCGTAGCAATACGATCTTAATGTCGATTCAGCAGTATAAGTATGATGCTGGTTAATAGTGGAGGATAGAAAGTTAAATGTTGATCTTAGTAAGGATCCTTCACAGActttgacattatactgggaTGGACTTTTATCCAAGTTTATGGCTAATTTAACAGTATAACAAAGATAGTAATCTTTTAGCTGGTGGGCGAGGAACCATGGATTATTTGTGGGATTAATTTGGGGTTCCTAAATCCCAATTATATTCGGGTTGAGGTGTAGAACCTGATTACGAGATGGGTACATAAGATATCTAGCAGTAATAATTTGTATTAGTAGATCTGAAATACTTGGGCCTGAGAATGTTAGTATGGTCAAGAAATTCAAGGATATGTCTCCCCTAATGAGTTATCTAGATATTTTACCCAGTAAGATCGATTTTGTTATTAGGTTGATACTAGGAAGCAAGAGTTACATACTGATTTTAAGAAATTAGTCTAGTTAGCAAGCAAAATAGGCACTTGTAGTTAAGTATTGATGACTTAGTTGAATAACTTTAAGAAAACTTAACCTCTTTCCGAAATTACCATTTTCTTAGAGTTACATCAATTAAAGACTCTAGAGGAAGATCTTTTGATGATGGCATTCCATATTAGGTTTGGCCAGTATGAATGTTTAGTTATGACCTCGAAATACTGGTACTTcgatagcttctataagtatcaTAAGGAGAGTGTTAAATGGTCTCCTAAATAATTACATTATGGTATTTATCAAGGATACCCTTGAATACTTACAGTCAGGAGTTGGTCATGAGAAATGTTTGCGAGTAGTTTTATAGGAAGTTAAGGACCATAAGTTTTGCATTAATTCAGGAAAGTGAGGATTTTAGTTATTATTAGTAGACTTTCCTAAGTCATATTAGTAGCAGAGACAAGATTATAGTAGATCTGGGATAGATTGGCGCAGTTAGAGTTTAACTGAAGTATTAAATTAAGAAACCTCCTCGAATTAGTTGGGCTTTACTAATGGCTATTAGCGGGGTTATATTAATATTCTACAGTGGTAACAGAAAGAGCTAAGGATGGTTAAGAGTTTGTGTGGATTGATAGGGATAAAAGTATCTTTGCTACATCTAAGTAATGATTAGTCATGACTCATCATTGATTTACCATTGGAACAAGCAAGGTTCATGGTTATTTGAACATCTTTGTTCAAAATCTAGAGTGTGAATCGATATATGTTGATAAAGTCTTCAATTATAAATTTCAACATTAAAGGGGTATAGACAGTATAATTCAACCTGCAACTGGAGCTCACCATAGTGGTGGTTGCAATAAGATTTTGTAATTTCATTACGACGAAGGGAAATGTCAAGTTTATACTAACTACAAGAGTCTCAAGTAATTCTTTGCCAAGAAGGATTTAATTATGAGACTAAGAGGGTAGTTAGAGATAGTCAAGGGTTATGACTATGTGATGTATTGTCATTTTAGGGAATTTAGTATTATAGTTGATGCCTTAAAATGGGAAATAACTTTCATATAGGTATAGGATGATATAATGCTTTTTTCAAAGTTAATTGCTGATAGGATTGGGTTAAGTGTTAAGTTGTTGCAAACAAATGTAGTGATTGAatacttcaaaaaaaaatctattaaaaTCATCCATGGTATTTGATTGGGAGACCACAAAGTTATGGAATTCAATCATGTTATGGTGAATCATCTCAGAAATTTAACGTCCTTCCTATTAGTGGAAGTCAGGTTTAGGACGAAGCAGTGCATAGGAGTATAAATGCAAAAGATAGTCGATCTTCATGAAATTATGAGGTTCATTGTTTTGAACAGTGATTACAAGTTCACTTCTAAGTTAA from Cannabis sativa cultivar Pink pepper isolate KNU-18-1 chromosome 2, ASM2916894v1, whole genome shotgun sequence encodes:
- the LOC115721208 gene encoding large ribosomal subunit protein uL23 codes for the protein MAPKADVSKKADPKAQALKAAKAVKSGPTIKKKAKKIRTSVTFHRPRTFKKERNPKYPRISAPSRNKLDHYQILKYPLTTESAMKKIEDNNTLVFIVDIRADKKKIKDAVKKMYDIQTKKVNTLIRPDGTKKAYVRLTPDYDALDVANKIGII
- the LOC115718476 gene encoding monofunctional riboflavin biosynthesis protein RIBA 3, chloroplastic; the encoded protein is MDSSLLQRHIFLHILTSSTSSLHRSFAAPHNLAFGHYRQKWLNPSCWAIGVARNKAGNLFDDQTDNGSLLGALDESSSVPFGTLKAEITPETIDFFVSDAEGDPDCPSEGYSSIDQALDTLRQGKFVIVVDDETGDVEGNIILAASLTSQEHVAFMIKHGSGIVSVGMKEEDLERLKLPLMSPETEDEDSSAPTFTITVDAKAGTSTGVSASDRAKTVLTLSSPDSKPEDFRRPGHVFPLKYRNGGVLRRAGHTEASVDLVALAGLRPMSVLSSLVDSEHGSMASLADLRKLALEYSIPMVSITDLIRYKRKRENLVERTAISRLPTKWGVFQAYCYRSKLDGTEHVAIVKGNIGNGEEVLVRVHSECLTGDIFGSARCDCGNQLDLAMQLIEQAGRGVVVYLRGHEGRGIGLGHKLRAYNLQDEGHDTVQANIELGLAVDAREYGIGAQILRDIGVRTMRLMTNNPAKFTGLKGYGLAVVGRVPVLTPITEENKKYLETKRTKMGHIYGSDIQGPLAAFFKKDQKTDTQS